Proteins co-encoded in one Euleptes europaea isolate rEulEur1 chromosome 1, rEulEur1.hap1, whole genome shotgun sequence genomic window:
- the PCBP2 gene encoding poly(rC)-binding protein 2 isoform X6, which translates to MDTGVIEGGLNVTLTIRLLMHGKEVGSIIGKKGESVKKMREESGARINISEGNCPERIITLAGPTNAIFKAFAMIIDKLEEDISSSMTNSTASSRPPVTLRLVVPASQCGSLIGKGGCKIKEIRESTGAQVQVAGDMLPNSTERAITIAGIPQSIIECVKQICVVMLESPPKGVTIPYRPKPSSSPVIFAGGQDRYSSGSASYPHTAPSMCLNSDLEGPPQELTKLHQLAMQQSHFPMSHGNTGFSGVESSSPDGKSYWGLDASAQTTSHELTIPNDLIGCIIGRQGAKINEIRQMSGAQIKIANPVEGSTDRQVTITGSAASISLAQYLINVSLESAKPSSQAASVTIPDHLSINLSQPSTPSSSSSSTTTPSLATAGVSDAPSSLPNPLPTAPCVSSLLGMKPVPLLALNVVSAAKGASTTSAVPCVTNKLKTEKQRFSPY; encoded by the exons ATGGACACCGGTGTTATCGAAGGAGGATTAAATGTCACACTTACCATTCGCCTACTTATGCATGGGAAG GAGGTTGGAAGCATTATTGGGAAG AAGGGAGAATCCGTAAAGAAGATGCGTGAAGAG AGTGGTGCTCGCATTAACATCTCAGAAGGGAACTGCCCAGAACGGATTATCACTCTCGCTGGACCCACCAATGCCATCTTCAAAGCATTTGCTATGATCATTGACAAACTGGAAGAG GATATCAGCAGCTCAATGACCAACAGCACGGCCTCCAGCAGGCCACCCGTTACCCTGAGACTTGTGGTCCCTGCCAGTCAGTGTGGTTCTCTCATTGGGAAAGGAGGCTGCAAGATCAAGGAGATCAGAGAG AGCACAGGGGCGCAGGTCCAGGTGGCAGGAGACATGTTGCCCAACTCTACCGAGAGAGCGATCACCATTGCTGGGATTCCACAGTCCATCATTGAATGCGTCAAACAGATCTGTGTGGTCATGCTGGAG tctcccccTAAAGGTGTCACCATCCCCTACCGGCCCAAGCCATCCAGTTCTCCTGTCATCTTTGCAGGCGGTCAG GACAGGTACAGCAGCGGCAGTGCAAGCTACCCCCACACCGCCCCATCAATGTGCCTCAACTCTGACCTGGAGGGACCACCTCAAGAG CTGACCAAGCTGCACCAGTTGGCAATGCAACAGTCACACTTTCCAATGTCTCATGGCAACACTGGATTCAGTG GCGTTGAATCCAGCTCTCCAGATGGGAAAAGCTATTGGG GTTTGGATGCATCAGCTCAGACTACTTCTCACGAACTCACCATTCCAAATGAT cTGATTGGCTGTATCATTGGGCGTCAGGGCGCCAAGATCAATGAGATCCGCCAGATGTCTGGGGCGCAGATCAAAATTGCCAATCCAGTGGAAGGCTCTACTGACAGGCAGGTTACCATAACTGGATCTGCAGCCAGCATTAGCCTGGCTCAGTATCTAATTAATGTCAG TTTAGAAAGCGCTAAACCCTCCTCCCAGGCAGCCTCCGTCACGATCCCCGACCACCTCAGCATCAACCTCTCTCAACCCTccaccccttcttcttcttcctcttccaccaccaccccctcgcTCGCGACAGCGGGGGTCTCCGACGCACCCTCCAGCCTCCCCAACCCTCTTCCGACCGCTCCCTGTGTCTCCAGTCTGCTTGGCATGAAACCCGTCCCTCTCCTGGCTCTAAATGTTGTGTCTGCTGCTAAGGGGGCCTCCACCACCTCAGCTGTGCCATGTGTTACTAACAAACTGAAAACGGAAAAACAGAGATTCTCTCCCTACTGA
- the PCBP2 gene encoding poly(rC)-binding protein 2 isoform X1, translating into MDTGVIEGGLNVTLTIRLLMHGKEVGSIIGKKGESVKKMREESGARINISEGNCPERIITLAGPTNAIFKAFAMIIDKLEEDISSSMTNSTASSRPPVTLRLVVPASQCGSLIGKGGCKIKEIRESTGAQVQVAGDMLPNSTERAITIAGIPQSIIECVKQICVVMLESPPKGVTIPYRPKPSSSPVIFAGGQDRYSSGSASYPHTAPSMCLNSDLEGPPQEAYTIQGQYAIPQPDLTKLHQLAMQQSHFPMSHGNTGFSGVESSSPDGKSYWAGLDASAQTTSHELTIPNDLIGCIIGRQGAKINEIRQMSGAQIKIANPVEGSTDRQVTITGSAASISLAQYLINVSLESAKPSSQAASVTIPDHLSINLSQPSTPSSSSSSTTTPSLATAGVSDAPSSLPNPLPTAPCVSSLLGMKPVPLLALNVVSAAKGASTTSAVPCVTNKLKTEKQRFSPY; encoded by the exons ATGGACACCGGTGTTATCGAAGGAGGATTAAATGTCACACTTACCATTCGCCTACTTATGCATGGGAAG GAGGTTGGAAGCATTATTGGGAAG AAGGGAGAATCCGTAAAGAAGATGCGTGAAGAG AGTGGTGCTCGCATTAACATCTCAGAAGGGAACTGCCCAGAACGGATTATCACTCTCGCTGGACCCACCAATGCCATCTTCAAAGCATTTGCTATGATCATTGACAAACTGGAAGAG GATATCAGCAGCTCAATGACCAACAGCACGGCCTCCAGCAGGCCACCCGTTACCCTGAGACTTGTGGTCCCTGCCAGTCAGTGTGGTTCTCTCATTGGGAAAGGAGGCTGCAAGATCAAGGAGATCAGAGAG AGCACAGGGGCGCAGGTCCAGGTGGCAGGAGACATGTTGCCCAACTCTACCGAGAGAGCGATCACCATTGCTGGGATTCCACAGTCCATCATTGAATGCGTCAAACAGATCTGTGTGGTCATGCTGGAG tctcccccTAAAGGTGTCACCATCCCCTACCGGCCCAAGCCATCCAGTTCTCCTGTCATCTTTGCAGGCGGTCAG GACAGGTACAGCAGCGGCAGTGCAAGCTACCCCCACACCGCCCCATCAATGTGCCTCAACTCTGACCTGGAGGGACCACCTCAAGAG GCCTATACCATTCAAGGACAGTATGCCATTCCACAGCCAGAT CTGACCAAGCTGCACCAGTTGGCAATGCAACAGTCACACTTTCCAATGTCTCATGGCAACACTGGATTCAGTG GCGTTGAATCCAGCTCTCCAGATGGGAAAAGCTATTGGG CAGGTTTGGATGCATCAGCTCAGACTACTTCTCACGAACTCACCATTCCAAATGAT cTGATTGGCTGTATCATTGGGCGTCAGGGCGCCAAGATCAATGAGATCCGCCAGATGTCTGGGGCGCAGATCAAAATTGCCAATCCAGTGGAAGGCTCTACTGACAGGCAGGTTACCATAACTGGATCTGCAGCCAGCATTAGCCTGGCTCAGTATCTAATTAATGTCAG TTTAGAAAGCGCTAAACCCTCCTCCCAGGCAGCCTCCGTCACGATCCCCGACCACCTCAGCATCAACCTCTCTCAACCCTccaccccttcttcttcttcctcttccaccaccaccccctcgcTCGCGACAGCGGGGGTCTCCGACGCACCCTCCAGCCTCCCCAACCCTCTTCCGACCGCTCCCTGTGTCTCCAGTCTGCTTGGCATGAAACCCGTCCCTCTCCTGGCTCTAAATGTTGTGTCTGCTGCTAAGGGGGCCTCCACCACCTCAGCTGTGCCATGTGTTACTAACAAACTGAAAACGGAAAAACAGAGATTCTCTCCCTACTGA
- the PCBP2 gene encoding poly(rC)-binding protein 2 isoform X12, translated as MDTGVIEGGLNVTLTIRLLMHGKEVGSIIGKKGESVKKMREESGARINISEGNCPERIITLAGPTNAIFKAFAMIIDKLEEDISSSMTNSTASSRPPVTLRLVVPASQCGSLIGKGGCKIKEIRESTGAQVQVAGDMLPNSTERAITIAGIPQSIIECVKQICVVMLESPPKGVTIPYRPKPSSSPVIFAGGQLTKLHQLAMQQSHFPMSHGNTGFSGVESSSPDGKSYWAGLDASAQTTSHELTIPNDLIGCIIGRQGAKINEIRQMSGAQIKIANPVEGSTDRQVTITGSAASISLAQYLINVSLESAKPSSQAASVTIPDHLSINLSQPSTPSSSSSSTTTPSLATAGVSDAPSSLPNPLPTAPCVSSLLGMKPVPLLALNVVSAAKGASTTSAVPCVTNKLKTEKQRFSPY; from the exons ATGGACACCGGTGTTATCGAAGGAGGATTAAATGTCACACTTACCATTCGCCTACTTATGCATGGGAAG GAGGTTGGAAGCATTATTGGGAAG AAGGGAGAATCCGTAAAGAAGATGCGTGAAGAG AGTGGTGCTCGCATTAACATCTCAGAAGGGAACTGCCCAGAACGGATTATCACTCTCGCTGGACCCACCAATGCCATCTTCAAAGCATTTGCTATGATCATTGACAAACTGGAAGAG GATATCAGCAGCTCAATGACCAACAGCACGGCCTCCAGCAGGCCACCCGTTACCCTGAGACTTGTGGTCCCTGCCAGTCAGTGTGGTTCTCTCATTGGGAAAGGAGGCTGCAAGATCAAGGAGATCAGAGAG AGCACAGGGGCGCAGGTCCAGGTGGCAGGAGACATGTTGCCCAACTCTACCGAGAGAGCGATCACCATTGCTGGGATTCCACAGTCCATCATTGAATGCGTCAAACAGATCTGTGTGGTCATGCTGGAG tctcccccTAAAGGTGTCACCATCCCCTACCGGCCCAAGCCATCCAGTTCTCCTGTCATCTTTGCAGGCGGTCAG CTGACCAAGCTGCACCAGTTGGCAATGCAACAGTCACACTTTCCAATGTCTCATGGCAACACTGGATTCAGTG GCGTTGAATCCAGCTCTCCAGATGGGAAAAGCTATTGGG CAGGTTTGGATGCATCAGCTCAGACTACTTCTCACGAACTCACCATTCCAAATGAT cTGATTGGCTGTATCATTGGGCGTCAGGGCGCCAAGATCAATGAGATCCGCCAGATGTCTGGGGCGCAGATCAAAATTGCCAATCCAGTGGAAGGCTCTACTGACAGGCAGGTTACCATAACTGGATCTGCAGCCAGCATTAGCCTGGCTCAGTATCTAATTAATGTCAG TTTAGAAAGCGCTAAACCCTCCTCCCAGGCAGCCTCCGTCACGATCCCCGACCACCTCAGCATCAACCTCTCTCAACCCTccaccccttcttcttcttcctcttccaccaccaccccctcgcTCGCGACAGCGGGGGTCTCCGACGCACCCTCCAGCCTCCCCAACCCTCTTCCGACCGCTCCCTGTGTCTCCAGTCTGCTTGGCATGAAACCCGTCCCTCTCCTGGCTCTAAATGTTGTGTCTGCTGCTAAGGGGGCCTCCACCACCTCAGCTGTGCCATGTGTTACTAACAAACTGAAAACGGAAAAACAGAGATTCTCTCCCTACTGA
- the PCBP2 gene encoding poly(rC)-binding protein 2 isoform X19 has product MDTGVIEGGLNVTLTIRLLMHGKEVGSIIGKKGESVKKMREESGARINISEGNCPERIITLAGPTNAIFKAFAMIIDKLEEDISSSMTNSTASSRPPVTLRLVVPASQCGSLIGKGGCKIKEIRESTGAQVQVAGDMLPNSTERAITIAGIPQSIIECVKQICVVMLESPPKGVTIPYRPKPSSSPVIFAGGQAYTIQGQYAIPQPDLTKLHQLAMQQSHFPMSHGNTGFSGVESSSPDGKSYWAGLDASAQTTSHELTIPNDLIGCIIGRQGAKINEIRQMSGAQIKIANPVEGSTDRQVTITGSAASISLAQYLINVRLSSETGGMGSS; this is encoded by the exons ATGGACACCGGTGTTATCGAAGGAGGATTAAATGTCACACTTACCATTCGCCTACTTATGCATGGGAAG GAGGTTGGAAGCATTATTGGGAAG AAGGGAGAATCCGTAAAGAAGATGCGTGAAGAG AGTGGTGCTCGCATTAACATCTCAGAAGGGAACTGCCCAGAACGGATTATCACTCTCGCTGGACCCACCAATGCCATCTTCAAAGCATTTGCTATGATCATTGACAAACTGGAAGAG GATATCAGCAGCTCAATGACCAACAGCACGGCCTCCAGCAGGCCACCCGTTACCCTGAGACTTGTGGTCCCTGCCAGTCAGTGTGGTTCTCTCATTGGGAAAGGAGGCTGCAAGATCAAGGAGATCAGAGAG AGCACAGGGGCGCAGGTCCAGGTGGCAGGAGACATGTTGCCCAACTCTACCGAGAGAGCGATCACCATTGCTGGGATTCCACAGTCCATCATTGAATGCGTCAAACAGATCTGTGTGGTCATGCTGGAG tctcccccTAAAGGTGTCACCATCCCCTACCGGCCCAAGCCATCCAGTTCTCCTGTCATCTTTGCAGGCGGTCAG GCCTATACCATTCAAGGACAGTATGCCATTCCACAGCCAGAT CTGACCAAGCTGCACCAGTTGGCAATGCAACAGTCACACTTTCCAATGTCTCATGGCAACACTGGATTCAGTG GCGTTGAATCCAGCTCTCCAGATGGGAAAAGCTATTGGG CAGGTTTGGATGCATCAGCTCAGACTACTTCTCACGAACTCACCATTCCAAATGAT cTGATTGGCTGTATCATTGGGCGTCAGGGCGCCAAGATCAATGAGATCCGCCAGATGTCTGGGGCGCAGATCAAAATTGCCAATCCAGTGGAAGGCTCTACTGACAGGCAGGTTACCATAACTGGATCTGCAGCCAGCATTAGCCTGGCTCAGTATCTAATTAATGTCAG GCTTTCTTCGGAGACTGGTGGAATGGGAAGCAGCTAG
- the PCBP2 gene encoding poly(rC)-binding protein 2 isoform X18 produces the protein MDTGVIEGGLNVTLTIRLLMHGKEVGSIIGKKGESVKKMREESGARINISEGNCPERIITLAGPTNAIFKAFAMIIDKLEEDISSSMTNSTASSRPPVTLRLVVPASQCGSLIGKGGCKIKEIRESTGAQVQVAGDMLPNSTERAITIAGIPQSIIECVKQICVVMLESPPKGVTIPYRPKPSSSPVIFAGGQDRYSSGSASYPHTAPSMCLNSDLEGPPQEAYTIQGQYAIPQPDLTKLHQLAMQQSHFPMSHGNTGFSAGLDASAQTTSHELTIPNDLIGCIIGRQGAKINEIRQMSGAQIKIANPVEGSTDRQVTITGSAASISLAQYLINVRLSSETGGMGSS, from the exons ATGGACACCGGTGTTATCGAAGGAGGATTAAATGTCACACTTACCATTCGCCTACTTATGCATGGGAAG GAGGTTGGAAGCATTATTGGGAAG AAGGGAGAATCCGTAAAGAAGATGCGTGAAGAG AGTGGTGCTCGCATTAACATCTCAGAAGGGAACTGCCCAGAACGGATTATCACTCTCGCTGGACCCACCAATGCCATCTTCAAAGCATTTGCTATGATCATTGACAAACTGGAAGAG GATATCAGCAGCTCAATGACCAACAGCACGGCCTCCAGCAGGCCACCCGTTACCCTGAGACTTGTGGTCCCTGCCAGTCAGTGTGGTTCTCTCATTGGGAAAGGAGGCTGCAAGATCAAGGAGATCAGAGAG AGCACAGGGGCGCAGGTCCAGGTGGCAGGAGACATGTTGCCCAACTCTACCGAGAGAGCGATCACCATTGCTGGGATTCCACAGTCCATCATTGAATGCGTCAAACAGATCTGTGTGGTCATGCTGGAG tctcccccTAAAGGTGTCACCATCCCCTACCGGCCCAAGCCATCCAGTTCTCCTGTCATCTTTGCAGGCGGTCAG GACAGGTACAGCAGCGGCAGTGCAAGCTACCCCCACACCGCCCCATCAATGTGCCTCAACTCTGACCTGGAGGGACCACCTCAAGAG GCCTATACCATTCAAGGACAGTATGCCATTCCACAGCCAGAT CTGACCAAGCTGCACCAGTTGGCAATGCAACAGTCACACTTTCCAATGTCTCATGGCAACACTGGATTCAGTG CAGGTTTGGATGCATCAGCTCAGACTACTTCTCACGAACTCACCATTCCAAATGAT cTGATTGGCTGTATCATTGGGCGTCAGGGCGCCAAGATCAATGAGATCCGCCAGATGTCTGGGGCGCAGATCAAAATTGCCAATCCAGTGGAAGGCTCTACTGACAGGCAGGTTACCATAACTGGATCTGCAGCCAGCATTAGCCTGGCTCAGTATCTAATTAATGTCAG GCTTTCTTCGGAGACTGGTGGAATGGGAAGCAGCTAG
- the PCBP2 gene encoding poly(rC)-binding protein 2 isoform X20 — protein sequence MDTGVIEGGLNVTLTIRLLMHGKEVGSIIGKKGESVKKMREESGARINISEGNCPERIITLAGPTNAIFKAFAMIIDKLEEDISSSMTNSTASSRPPVTLRLVVPASQCGSLIGKGGCKIKEIRESTGAQVQVAGDMLPNSTERAITIAGIPQSIIECVKQICVVMLESPPKGVTIPYRPKPSSSPVIFAGGQAYTIQGQYAIPQPDLTKLHQLAMQQSHFPMSHGNTGFSAGLDASAQTTSHELTIPNDLIGCIIGRQGAKINEIRQMSGAQIKIANPVEGSTDRQVTITGSAASISLAQYLINVRLSSETGGMGSS from the exons ATGGACACCGGTGTTATCGAAGGAGGATTAAATGTCACACTTACCATTCGCCTACTTATGCATGGGAAG GAGGTTGGAAGCATTATTGGGAAG AAGGGAGAATCCGTAAAGAAGATGCGTGAAGAG AGTGGTGCTCGCATTAACATCTCAGAAGGGAACTGCCCAGAACGGATTATCACTCTCGCTGGACCCACCAATGCCATCTTCAAAGCATTTGCTATGATCATTGACAAACTGGAAGAG GATATCAGCAGCTCAATGACCAACAGCACGGCCTCCAGCAGGCCACCCGTTACCCTGAGACTTGTGGTCCCTGCCAGTCAGTGTGGTTCTCTCATTGGGAAAGGAGGCTGCAAGATCAAGGAGATCAGAGAG AGCACAGGGGCGCAGGTCCAGGTGGCAGGAGACATGTTGCCCAACTCTACCGAGAGAGCGATCACCATTGCTGGGATTCCACAGTCCATCATTGAATGCGTCAAACAGATCTGTGTGGTCATGCTGGAG tctcccccTAAAGGTGTCACCATCCCCTACCGGCCCAAGCCATCCAGTTCTCCTGTCATCTTTGCAGGCGGTCAG GCCTATACCATTCAAGGACAGTATGCCATTCCACAGCCAGAT CTGACCAAGCTGCACCAGTTGGCAATGCAACAGTCACACTTTCCAATGTCTCATGGCAACACTGGATTCAGTG CAGGTTTGGATGCATCAGCTCAGACTACTTCTCACGAACTCACCATTCCAAATGAT cTGATTGGCTGTATCATTGGGCGTCAGGGCGCCAAGATCAATGAGATCCGCCAGATGTCTGGGGCGCAGATCAAAATTGCCAATCCAGTGGAAGGCTCTACTGACAGGCAGGTTACCATAACTGGATCTGCAGCCAGCATTAGCCTGGCTCAGTATCTAATTAATGTCAG GCTTTCTTCGGAGACTGGTGGAATGGGAAGCAGCTAG
- the PCBP2 gene encoding poly(rC)-binding protein 2 isoform X17, whose amino-acid sequence MDTGVIEGGLNVTLTIRLLMHGKEVGSIIGKKGESVKKMREESGARINISEGNCPERIITLAGPTNAIFKAFAMIIDKLEEDISSSMTNSTASSRPPVTLRLVVPASQCGSLIGKGGCKIKEIRESTGAQVQVAGDMLPNSTERAITIAGIPQSIIECVKQICVVMLESPPKGVTIPYRPKPSSSPVIFAGGQDRYSSGSASYPHTAPSMCLNSDLEGPPQEAYTIQGQYAIPQPDLTKLHQLAMQQSHFPMSHGNTGFSGVESSSPDGKSYWGLDASAQTTSHELTIPNDLIGCIIGRQGAKINEIRQMSGAQIKIANPVEGSTDRQVTITGSAASISLAQYLINVRLSSETGGMGSS is encoded by the exons ATGGACACCGGTGTTATCGAAGGAGGATTAAATGTCACACTTACCATTCGCCTACTTATGCATGGGAAG GAGGTTGGAAGCATTATTGGGAAG AAGGGAGAATCCGTAAAGAAGATGCGTGAAGAG AGTGGTGCTCGCATTAACATCTCAGAAGGGAACTGCCCAGAACGGATTATCACTCTCGCTGGACCCACCAATGCCATCTTCAAAGCATTTGCTATGATCATTGACAAACTGGAAGAG GATATCAGCAGCTCAATGACCAACAGCACGGCCTCCAGCAGGCCACCCGTTACCCTGAGACTTGTGGTCCCTGCCAGTCAGTGTGGTTCTCTCATTGGGAAAGGAGGCTGCAAGATCAAGGAGATCAGAGAG AGCACAGGGGCGCAGGTCCAGGTGGCAGGAGACATGTTGCCCAACTCTACCGAGAGAGCGATCACCATTGCTGGGATTCCACAGTCCATCATTGAATGCGTCAAACAGATCTGTGTGGTCATGCTGGAG tctcccccTAAAGGTGTCACCATCCCCTACCGGCCCAAGCCATCCAGTTCTCCTGTCATCTTTGCAGGCGGTCAG GACAGGTACAGCAGCGGCAGTGCAAGCTACCCCCACACCGCCCCATCAATGTGCCTCAACTCTGACCTGGAGGGACCACCTCAAGAG GCCTATACCATTCAAGGACAGTATGCCATTCCACAGCCAGAT CTGACCAAGCTGCACCAGTTGGCAATGCAACAGTCACACTTTCCAATGTCTCATGGCAACACTGGATTCAGTG GCGTTGAATCCAGCTCTCCAGATGGGAAAAGCTATTGGG GTTTGGATGCATCAGCTCAGACTACTTCTCACGAACTCACCATTCCAAATGAT cTGATTGGCTGTATCATTGGGCGTCAGGGCGCCAAGATCAATGAGATCCGCCAGATGTCTGGGGCGCAGATCAAAATTGCCAATCCAGTGGAAGGCTCTACTGACAGGCAGGTTACCATAACTGGATCTGCAGCCAGCATTAGCCTGGCTCAGTATCTAATTAATGTCAG GCTTTCTTCGGAGACTGGTGGAATGGGAAGCAGCTAG
- the PCBP2 gene encoding poly(rC)-binding protein 2 isoform X15: protein MDTGVIEGGLNVTLTIRLLMHGKEVGSIIGKKGESVKKMREESGARINISEGNCPERIITLAGPTNAIFKAFAMIIDKLEEDISSSMTNSTASSRPPVTLRLVVPASQCGSLIGKGGCKIKEIRESTGAQVQVAGDMLPNSTERAITIAGIPQSIIECVKQICVVMLESPPKGVTIPYRPKPSSSPVIFAGGQLTKLHQLAMQQSHFPMSHGNTGFSGLDASAQTTSHELTIPNDLIGCIIGRQGAKINEIRQMSGAQIKIANPVEGSTDRQVTITGSAASISLAQYLINVSLESAKPSSQAASVTIPDHLSINLSQPSTPSSSSSSTTTPSLATAGVSDAPSSLPNPLPTAPCVSSLLGMKPVPLLALNVVSAAKGASTTSAVPCVTNKLKTEKQRFSPY, encoded by the exons ATGGACACCGGTGTTATCGAAGGAGGATTAAATGTCACACTTACCATTCGCCTACTTATGCATGGGAAG GAGGTTGGAAGCATTATTGGGAAG AAGGGAGAATCCGTAAAGAAGATGCGTGAAGAG AGTGGTGCTCGCATTAACATCTCAGAAGGGAACTGCCCAGAACGGATTATCACTCTCGCTGGACCCACCAATGCCATCTTCAAAGCATTTGCTATGATCATTGACAAACTGGAAGAG GATATCAGCAGCTCAATGACCAACAGCACGGCCTCCAGCAGGCCACCCGTTACCCTGAGACTTGTGGTCCCTGCCAGTCAGTGTGGTTCTCTCATTGGGAAAGGAGGCTGCAAGATCAAGGAGATCAGAGAG AGCACAGGGGCGCAGGTCCAGGTGGCAGGAGACATGTTGCCCAACTCTACCGAGAGAGCGATCACCATTGCTGGGATTCCACAGTCCATCATTGAATGCGTCAAACAGATCTGTGTGGTCATGCTGGAG tctcccccTAAAGGTGTCACCATCCCCTACCGGCCCAAGCCATCCAGTTCTCCTGTCATCTTTGCAGGCGGTCAG CTGACCAAGCTGCACCAGTTGGCAATGCAACAGTCACACTTTCCAATGTCTCATGGCAACACTGGATTCAGTG GTTTGGATGCATCAGCTCAGACTACTTCTCACGAACTCACCATTCCAAATGAT cTGATTGGCTGTATCATTGGGCGTCAGGGCGCCAAGATCAATGAGATCCGCCAGATGTCTGGGGCGCAGATCAAAATTGCCAATCCAGTGGAAGGCTCTACTGACAGGCAGGTTACCATAACTGGATCTGCAGCCAGCATTAGCCTGGCTCAGTATCTAATTAATGTCAG TTTAGAAAGCGCTAAACCCTCCTCCCAGGCAGCCTCCGTCACGATCCCCGACCACCTCAGCATCAACCTCTCTCAACCCTccaccccttcttcttcttcctcttccaccaccaccccctcgcTCGCGACAGCGGGGGTCTCCGACGCACCCTCCAGCCTCCCCAACCCTCTTCCGACCGCTCCCTGTGTCTCCAGTCTGCTTGGCATGAAACCCGTCCCTCTCCTGGCTCTAAATGTTGTGTCTGCTGCTAAGGGGGCCTCCACCACCTCAGCTGTGCCATGTGTTACTAACAAACTGAAAACGGAAAAACAGAGATTCTCTCCCTACTGA
- the PCBP2 gene encoding poly(rC)-binding protein 2 isoform X4, giving the protein MDTGVIEGGLNVTLTIRLLMHGKEVGSIIGKKGESVKKMREESGARINISEGNCPERIITLAGPTNAIFKAFAMIIDKLEEDISSSMTNSTASSRPPVTLRLVVPASQCGSLIGKGGCKIKEIRESTGAQVQVAGDMLPNSTERAITIAGIPQSIIECVKQICVVMLESPPKGVTIPYRPKPSSSPVIFAGGQDRYSSGSASYPHTAPSMCLNSDLEGPPQEAYTIQGQYAIPQPDLTKLHQLAMQQSHFPMSHGNTGFSGLDASAQTTSHELTIPNDLIGCIIGRQGAKINEIRQMSGAQIKIANPVEGSTDRQVTITGSAASISLAQYLINVSLESAKPSSQAASVTIPDHLSINLSQPSTPSSSSSSTTTPSLATAGVSDAPSSLPNPLPTAPCVSSLLGMKPVPLLALNVVSAAKGASTTSAVPCVTNKLKTEKQRFSPY; this is encoded by the exons ATGGACACCGGTGTTATCGAAGGAGGATTAAATGTCACACTTACCATTCGCCTACTTATGCATGGGAAG GAGGTTGGAAGCATTATTGGGAAG AAGGGAGAATCCGTAAAGAAGATGCGTGAAGAG AGTGGTGCTCGCATTAACATCTCAGAAGGGAACTGCCCAGAACGGATTATCACTCTCGCTGGACCCACCAATGCCATCTTCAAAGCATTTGCTATGATCATTGACAAACTGGAAGAG GATATCAGCAGCTCAATGACCAACAGCACGGCCTCCAGCAGGCCACCCGTTACCCTGAGACTTGTGGTCCCTGCCAGTCAGTGTGGTTCTCTCATTGGGAAAGGAGGCTGCAAGATCAAGGAGATCAGAGAG AGCACAGGGGCGCAGGTCCAGGTGGCAGGAGACATGTTGCCCAACTCTACCGAGAGAGCGATCACCATTGCTGGGATTCCACAGTCCATCATTGAATGCGTCAAACAGATCTGTGTGGTCATGCTGGAG tctcccccTAAAGGTGTCACCATCCCCTACCGGCCCAAGCCATCCAGTTCTCCTGTCATCTTTGCAGGCGGTCAG GACAGGTACAGCAGCGGCAGTGCAAGCTACCCCCACACCGCCCCATCAATGTGCCTCAACTCTGACCTGGAGGGACCACCTCAAGAG GCCTATACCATTCAAGGACAGTATGCCATTCCACAGCCAGAT CTGACCAAGCTGCACCAGTTGGCAATGCAACAGTCACACTTTCCAATGTCTCATGGCAACACTGGATTCAGTG GTTTGGATGCATCAGCTCAGACTACTTCTCACGAACTCACCATTCCAAATGAT cTGATTGGCTGTATCATTGGGCGTCAGGGCGCCAAGATCAATGAGATCCGCCAGATGTCTGGGGCGCAGATCAAAATTGCCAATCCAGTGGAAGGCTCTACTGACAGGCAGGTTACCATAACTGGATCTGCAGCCAGCATTAGCCTGGCTCAGTATCTAATTAATGTCAG TTTAGAAAGCGCTAAACCCTCCTCCCAGGCAGCCTCCGTCACGATCCCCGACCACCTCAGCATCAACCTCTCTCAACCCTccaccccttcttcttcttcctcttccaccaccaccccctcgcTCGCGACAGCGGGGGTCTCCGACGCACCCTCCAGCCTCCCCAACCCTCTTCCGACCGCTCCCTGTGTCTCCAGTCTGCTTGGCATGAAACCCGTCCCTCTCCTGGCTCTAAATGTTGTGTCTGCTGCTAAGGGGGCCTCCACCACCTCAGCTGTGCCATGTGTTACTAACAAACTGAAAACGGAAAAACAGAGATTCTCTCCCTACTGA